A genomic window from Phycisphaerae bacterium includes:
- a CDS encoding class I mannose-6-phosphate isomerase, whose amino-acid sequence MPDICPLVFEPILRRKPWGARNLERIFGKRLPPGERIGESWEVADLEVGQSTVARGPAKGATLTALVSEWGAALLGRSALIDGRFPLLIKFLDAAENLSIQVHPDEATARRQGGAVREKHEAWHIIDARPDSCIYRGLAAGVTIDDVRSTALQRPAEVVSLLNRIPVKAGQTYYLPSGTPHAIGAGIVVAEIQTPSDVTYRLYDWDRQREGPDAGLHIASAIECIRSDSDFSRFEKRSHVTSLFTTVTRLLRCPSFNIEKVRFIGEFEQEIPYAEMVCWIVTQGRGEILYDRDGRFEFIAGDVVILPAALPKGRLRTQTDCAWLEVTCPIDSDLAAFPRPSRDNMNPPPSATDRTIPLNISIKKDS is encoded by the coding sequence ATGCCCGATATCTGTCCGCTGGTCTTCGAGCCGATCTTGCGCCGCAAACCTTGGGGTGCGCGCAATCTGGAGCGTATTTTTGGAAAACGCCTTCCCCCGGGCGAGCGAATTGGTGAATCGTGGGAAGTGGCGGATCTCGAGGTCGGCCAATCGACCGTCGCACGAGGTCCGGCAAAAGGCGCGACGCTGACCGCCTTGGTATCGGAGTGGGGAGCAGCACTACTCGGTCGTTCTGCCCTGATCGACGGCCGATTCCCCCTGCTGATCAAGTTCCTCGACGCGGCCGAGAATCTGAGCATCCAGGTCCATCCCGACGAGGCCACCGCCCGGCGACAAGGCGGTGCGGTGCGAGAGAAGCACGAAGCCTGGCACATTATTGATGCCCGGCCGGATTCGTGCATTTATCGCGGATTGGCGGCGGGAGTCACAATCGACGACGTGCGCTCGACGGCACTTCAACGCCCTGCCGAGGTCGTGAGCTTATTAAATCGCATCCCTGTGAAGGCCGGGCAGACCTACTACTTGCCGAGCGGCACGCCGCACGCCATCGGCGCCGGAATCGTCGTTGCGGAAATCCAGACACCCTCCGACGTGACCTATCGGCTCTATGACTGGGATCGGCAGCGCGAGGGTCCGGACGCCGGCCTGCACATCGCGTCAGCGATTGAGTGCATTCGATCGGACTCGGATTTCAGCCGGTTCGAAAAACGCTCGCATGTCACAAGCCTGTTTACGACGGTGACACGACTGTTGCGCTGCCCGAGCTTCAACATCGAGAAAGTCCGATTCATCGGCGAGTTTGAACAGGAGATTCCCTACGCCGAGATGGTTTGCTGGATTGTGACTCAGGGCCGCGGCGAGATTCTCTACGATCGAGATGGTAGATTCGAATTCATTGCAGGCGACGTCGTGATCCTGCCGGCCGCGCTGCCGAAAGGACGATTGCGCACCCAGACGGACTGCGCGTGGCTGGAAGTCACCTGCCCCATTGATTCGGACCTCGCGGCATTTCCACGGCCATCGCGGGATAATATGAATCCCCCCCCCTCCGCGACCGATCGAACCATTCCGCTGAACATTTCAATCAAAAAGGATTCCTAG
- a CDS encoding methyltransferase domain-containing protein, producing MSDDRVTNAVASMDAARAAVDPTRRRETCNVCGTAHDSRHDETADVPCHVRVFRGHLFRLWRCSVCRTIHCLDVVDLDYYYSKYPFSQARLDLVWRIFYMNLARRFIRHGMTPAHRFLDYGCANGLFCTALRGRGFRNVYGYDPYSANSAFADERVLEHAPFDYILLQDVLEHVEDPNALLARLDRLLAVGGHILVGTPNAQKVDLSRPDVFRNELHAPYHLHIYTRSGVERMGQTLGWHAVKFYDRSYHDRPWFALNTRAAKTYQSLKDGSFDAFFEPFDIRTALGSPSFWFHAVFGYWLSYRSDMSLMFRKGD from the coding sequence GTGAGTGACGATCGCGTGACGAATGCCGTAGCCAGCATGGATGCCGCCCGGGCGGCCGTCGATCCGACGCGCCGCCGTGAGACATGCAATGTCTGCGGCACCGCACACGATTCCAGACACGACGAGACGGCCGATGTGCCGTGCCATGTTCGTGTCTTTCGCGGCCACTTGTTTCGACTCTGGCGATGCTCAGTGTGCCGGACGATTCACTGTCTCGACGTGGTGGACCTCGACTATTATTACAGCAAGTATCCGTTCTCGCAGGCTCGGCTCGATCTGGTCTGGCGAATTTTCTACATGAATCTGGCCCGGCGATTTATTCGGCACGGCATGACGCCGGCGCATCGATTTCTCGATTATGGTTGTGCCAATGGATTGTTCTGCACGGCCCTGCGTGGGCGGGGCTTCCGTAACGTTTACGGCTACGATCCATACTCGGCGAATTCGGCTTTCGCGGATGAGCGGGTGCTGGAGCATGCACCGTTTGACTACATCCTGCTGCAGGATGTGCTCGAACACGTTGAGGATCCAAACGCATTGCTCGCTCGACTGGATCGCCTTCTGGCCGTCGGGGGGCATATCCTGGTCGGCACGCCGAACGCGCAAAAAGTGGATCTATCGCGGCCGGACGTGTTTCGAAACGAACTCCACGCGCCGTATCATCTGCACATCTATACCCGTTCCGGCGTGGAGCGCATGGGGCAGACCCTCGGCTGGCACGCGGTTAAATTCTACGATCGCTCCTACCATGATCGGCCGTGGTTCGCCCTGAATACGCGTGCGGCCAAGACCTATCAGAGTTTGAAGGACGGATCGTTTGACGCTTTTTTCGAGCCATTCGACATCAGAACGGCGCTGGGTTCACCGTCGTTCTGGTTCCACGCGGTGTTCGGCTACTGGCTCAGCTATCGATCGGACATGTCGCTCATGTTTCGCAAGGGGGATTAA
- the metG gene encoding methionine--tRNA ligase subunit beta, whose product MSETPAPVDNSITFDDFVKVDLRVARVLEARSHPDADKLLVLKVDVGDEHRQIVAGIKGYYQPDDLVGKSIVIVRNLKPRTMRGEVSQGMLLAASTDDRSQVILLSPMADIPPGSKVS is encoded by the coding sequence ATGAGCGAGACACCGGCGCCGGTGGATAACTCGATTACTTTCGACGATTTCGTGAAAGTTGATTTGCGCGTCGCCCGAGTCCTGGAGGCGCGCAGCCACCCGGACGCCGACAAGCTCCTTGTTCTAAAGGTTGACGTGGGTGACGAGCACCGCCAGATCGTCGCCGGAATCAAGGGCTATTACCAGCCGGATGATCTTGTCGGCAAGTCGATCGTGATCGTCAGGAATCTGAAGCCCAGAACAATGCGCGGTGAGGTGAGTCAGGGCATGCTGCTTGCAGCGTCGACTGACGACCGATCTCAGGTCATACTGTTGTCGCCGATGGCCGACATTCCGCCCGGCTCGAAGGTCAGTTGA
- a CDS encoding glycosyltransferase, with translation MSFLASILLIVYAISVGSLAVHIRRTAALTKQGSDGFPDDAPTLDRLPAIDVVVPVKDEENNIGRCLRAIIAERYPNARIFVVNDRSTDGTANVVRAIQEEHPEIERIDITHLQEGYYGKPSALEKIASRLTGDILFFIDSDMFVKPGCFKTVVRRMESERLDWLAAHGEMELDHFWEKVLAPVFGAMAYSWYDPRKVSDPNWPDAMGSGFMVVRRESYMALGGHGAVKNCYDEDSVLLRRAKAAGQRVVFTASARLFNVRMYGSLDRTIRGFHRTLIGGLKTTFRFLITINALQFVSLMPFGLIILIPLLGGFGYSVPFAKYWLGFALLHILLATWLAALVYRAAKVPLKYALLHPLGSAVAIWVCCRAAADLRRRAPITWRGTSYASAEHAVAKPGQ, from the coding sequence TTGAGTTTCTTGGCAAGCATCCTGCTCATCGTATATGCCATCAGCGTGGGGTCTCTGGCGGTGCACATCCGGCGGACGGCGGCGCTGACGAAGCAAGGCTCGGATGGATTTCCCGATGATGCTCCGACGTTGGATCGACTGCCGGCGATCGACGTCGTCGTTCCCGTCAAAGACGAGGAGAACAACATCGGTCGATGCCTCCGTGCGATTATCGCTGAGCGCTACCCGAACGCCCGGATTTTCGTCGTCAATGATCGCTCGACGGACGGCACCGCGAACGTCGTTCGGGCCATCCAGGAGGAACATCCGGAGATCGAGCGCATCGACATCACGCACTTGCAGGAAGGCTATTACGGAAAACCATCGGCTCTGGAAAAGATCGCTTCACGCCTCACAGGGGACATTCTCTTCTTCATTGACAGCGATATGTTCGTGAAGCCCGGCTGCTTCAAGACAGTTGTCCGGCGAATGGAGTCCGAAAGGCTTGATTGGCTGGCGGCTCACGGCGAAATGGAGTTGGACCATTTTTGGGAGAAAGTCCTCGCGCCAGTTTTCGGAGCGATGGCATACTCCTGGTACGATCCGCGCAAAGTCAGCGATCCAAACTGGCCCGATGCGATGGGCAGCGGTTTCATGGTTGTGCGCCGCGAATCATACATGGCGCTCGGGGGGCATGGCGCCGTGAAGAATTGCTACGATGAGGATAGCGTGCTCCTGCGGCGCGCCAAGGCGGCGGGACAGCGGGTGGTATTTACAGCGTCCGCGCGGCTTTTCAATGTGCGCATGTACGGTTCTTTAGATCGCACCATTCGTGGCTTTCATCGCACATTGATCGGCGGATTGAAAACCACATTCCGCTTTCTCATCACGATCAACGCGTTGCAATTCGTCTCATTGATGCCGTTCGGGCTGATCATTCTGATTCCGCTGCTCGGCGGGTTCGGATATTCCGTCCCGTTCGCGAAATATTGGCTTGGATTTGCCTTGCTGCACATTCTCCTCGCGACCTGGCTTGCCGCGCTGGTTTATCGCGCGGCCAAGGTGCCGCTGAAATACGCGCTGCTCCATCCGCTGGGTTCGGCTGTGGCAATCTGGGTGTGTTGCAGAGCGGCTGCGGACCTGCGCCGTCGTGCGCCAATCACATGGCGAGGCACGTCCTACGCATCGGCGGAACATGCCGTGGCCAAGCCGGGACAGTGA
- a CDS encoding recombinase family protein: protein MSTNSGEAHVALARVSSREQEREGFSLAVQEDALKRYAASTGGEIIKLFRIAETASKRDERKTFKELVAFAKKNAATLDALLFYKVDRAARNLFDYVELERLESEHGLAFISVSQPTENNPAGRMMRRTLANMASFYTEQQSVDVREGHARRVQEGWFVGAAPYGYRNIRKDGRGIIEVDPVRANAVKRIFHLYAYEPLTVDQLIGRLADEGLKYRPSSPRFPRSSVYAILRDRSYLGDVEYGGQWYPGKHDPLVDQTTWDRVQVLLGGKTYRSHELTYAGGLIRCGHCGNLITGEQVVKKATGKQYVYYRCTMYKLALGHPQLRLNEAKLDEQVLAAFKSIQQPETVQAWFSKALREWSKMERAEATTQSDVSQREIAILQQQQDRLLNLRLLEEIDADTFARKSTELRDKIAAASLRVEAANRDRGEQAELAIRVFELSQALVDKWVSADYAAKRQLLEIVFSNFVLNGATLCYEVNKPFDVLIEGLVSSHTRGD, encoded by the coding sequence GTGTCCACTAACAGTGGGGAAGCTCACGTTGCGTTGGCGCGGGTGTCGAGCCGGGAACAGGAACGCGAGGGCTTCTCGCTGGCGGTGCAGGAAGACGCACTCAAGCGATATGCCGCATCGACGGGCGGCGAAATCATCAAGCTCTTTCGCATTGCAGAAACAGCCAGCAAACGCGACGAGCGCAAGACGTTCAAAGAACTCGTCGCTTTTGCGAAAAAGAACGCGGCGACGCTCGATGCGCTGCTGTTTTACAAGGTCGATCGCGCCGCGCGAAACCTGTTCGACTATGTTGAACTGGAACGGCTAGAAAGCGAGCACGGCCTCGCCTTCATCTCCGTCTCTCAGCCAACCGAGAACAATCCCGCCGGCCGCATGATGCGGCGAACTCTCGCCAACATGGCGAGCTTCTATACGGAACAACAGTCGGTCGATGTCCGCGAAGGTCACGCCCGCCGCGTCCAGGAGGGCTGGTTCGTCGGGGCCGCGCCCTACGGCTACAGGAACATCCGCAAGGACGGCCGCGGCATCATCGAAGTCGATCCGGTGCGGGCCAATGCTGTCAAACGAATCTTCCACCTCTACGCCTACGAGCCGCTGACCGTCGATCAGCTCATCGGCCGCCTCGCCGATGAAGGGCTGAAGTACCGTCCCTCGTCTCCCCGCTTCCCGCGCAGCTCGGTGTACGCGATTCTCCGCGACCGCAGCTACCTGGGCGATGTCGAATATGGTGGACAGTGGTATCCGGGCAAGCACGATCCGCTCGTCGATCAGACGACCTGGGACCGAGTGCAGGTCCTGCTCGGCGGCAAGACTTACCGCTCGCACGAACTAACCTACGCTGGCGGCCTCATCCGCTGCGGCCACTGCGGCAACCTCATCACCGGCGAACAGGTCGTCAAGAAGGCGACCGGCAAGCAATATGTCTATTACCGCTGCACCATGTATAAGCTTGCGCTGGGGCATCCGCAGTTGCGACTCAACGAGGCGAAGTTGGATGAGCAGGTGTTGGCCGCATTCAAGTCCATCCAGCAGCCGGAGACGGTTCAGGCATGGTTCTCAAAGGCTCTGCGCGAGTGGTCCAAGATGGAACGTGCCGAAGCGACGACACAATCCGACGTATCGCAACGCGAGATCGCTATTCTCCAGCAGCAACAGGACCGCCTGCTCAACCTTCGTTTGCTCGAAGAAATCGACGCCGACACCTTCGCCCGCAAGTCCACGGAACTCCGCGACAAGATCGCGGCGGCGTCACTCCGCGTCGAAGCCGCAAACCGGGATCGAGGCGAACAGGCCGAATTGGCCATTCGTGTTTTCGAACTCTCGCAAGCCCTTGTCGATAAATGGGTTTCAGCCGATTACGCCGCCAAACGCCAACTGCTCGAAATCGTGTTTTCGAACTTCGTCCTGAACGGCGCAACTCTTTGCTATGAAGTGAATAAGCCCTTCGACGTGCTCATCGAAGGGCTTGTTTCAAGTCATACTCGGGGCGACTAG
- the arfB gene encoding aminoacyl-tRNA hydrolase — translation MRINSQTIISDSELWFTFITSSGPGGQNVNKVATRANLHFDVANSRSLTDSAKQRVLAALGDRIDSSGVLHISASRYRSQSANKEDAIRRFVNLLAEALKPRKLRRPTRPTRASQERRLTQKRRSSDRKSARRPPSRNDD, via the coding sequence ATGCGAATCAACTCACAGACGATTATCAGTGATTCCGAGCTCTGGTTCACTTTTATCACCAGCTCGGGACCGGGCGGCCAGAATGTGAACAAGGTTGCAACACGCGCGAATCTTCATTTTGATGTCGCCAACAGCCGGTCCCTTACCGATTCGGCGAAACAGCGTGTCCTTGCCGCACTCGGAGATCGCATCGACTCTTCCGGCGTCCTGCATATCAGCGCTTCCCGGTATCGCTCCCAGTCGGCGAACAAGGAAGATGCGATCAGGCGGTTTGTCAACTTGCTGGCAGAAGCGCTGAAGCCGCGCAAATTGCGACGGCCAACCCGACCGACCAGAGCATCGCAGGAGCGTCGACTCACCCAAAAGCGCCGATCCAGCGATCGCAAATCCGCGCGCCGCCCGCCTTCCCGGAACGATGATTAG